The proteins below come from a single Candidatus Limnocylindrales bacterium genomic window:
- the cas2 gene encoding CRISPR-associated endonuclease Cas2: MFIIVSYDVRENKRRTQIHKVLKSYGEWVQYSVFECQLEKKDYLRLRDRLDRLIDKEKGDNIRFYFLCDRCTGQVERIGGRMPLEDGAVFV, from the coding sequence ATGTTTATTATTGTTTCCTACGATGTTAGAGAAAACAAGCGACGTACTCAGATTCATAAAGTTTTGAAGTCTTATGGGGAGTGGGTCCAATACAGTGTGTTTGAATGTCAGTTGGAAAAAAAGGATTATTTACGGTTACGGGACCGATTAGACAGGCTGATTGATAAGGAGAAAGGCGATAACATACGCTTTTATTTTTTATGTGACCGATGTACCGGCCAGGTAGAACGTATTGGAGGTCGGATGCCATTGGAGGATGGAGCAGTTTTTGTTTAA